The genomic window ACAAAGTCCCTGCTCATCTAATGGATAATGATCTTAAGTACATAGAAATCAAAAGGGGACTTCATACAGCAATGCAAAGGCTTATTCCCAATGAAGAAGATCTTGAGAAAGCTACAACTGAATTGAGAGACTACAGTGATGCTAACGGGATCTTGGGAACTCCGGTTTGCAAAAAaagaagatataaagatcaacCTCGTAAGTTTGTTTGTTATGTAAGTTGAAGGTTTGATTACATCTGTGTTACCTATGCATTTGTATAATTATTTTGTCCGTGTTTATGACAGATGATTGGTGGATTACATATGGAGGAATCGATACCCCAAACCTACAAAAATTTGCAATAAGGGTATTGAGTCTTACTTGTTCTGCTTCCCCGTGTGAGCGAAACTGGAGCACATTTCAGAATGTAAGTATTCTAATCTTGTTGAGTCTTACTTGCActgattatttttcatgtattaccATTTTCCTGTAAGGGTATTTAGACCATATGTATGCCTGTAATTCAGTTTCCTGAGGTGCCGCGACACACCAAGTTGTAGTTAATGTGTAATGTGTTAACATTGTATACCACTATATGAGCAAGAGTAGGGCATTTTTCATTGTTCCATATGATGTCATGTGCTAATGATCCAAATCAGTctatgacccaaaatcaaaatGATCATGGTATTGTTCTCTGTGCTGCCATCGCTACCTTTGATGGACCGGTGGTGAGTCAATCTAAACCTGTCTTCTCCTTTTCCCTGCATTTAGGGTCGCTAAATACTAAGTTATGTTCCAACACACTTGATTTATATTTGgcttttctatttggttcaatttATAATGATGAACATCAAGATTAAATCTGTTTGATGTGTTTCATTTCATTTACTTATTATCCTTTCGTCTTTCAGTTGCATTCAAAGAAGCGAAATCGCATAAAGCAACAAAAATTGAATGATAGCGTCTTTATTCAATACAACAAGAAATTGGAACGTCGATACAAAGAAATCAGTCAATATAATGATGATCCGAAAGCTCATGATCCCATTTTTCTGGATGAGCATGATGACAATGATGAATGGTTGGCTTTAGAGAATTTGGATGACTTGGTTGTACAAGGAGATAATGTTATtttggatgatttgcaagatattGTTGGTGAAAAAGGTATGCAAGTTGTTGGTAAAAGTGCTTGTATCTCCCGACGCAAATCTACTTATCCAACTGACTCTGAATATAGTGGATATGATACTGATGACTTGATGTTGGACTCTAATTATGGACTACTTGGTGGAGATGATGGAGCTACGGAAGATTATGATATCTATGATGAATcgaatgattttgattaaaattGTAATGTCCATGTTTAATTATGTTTCCAGATTGTGAACTTTAAAGTTGTGAATTCTCCCATTTTTCCAATTTGAACTTCATACGACGACTCTTATGTTTTGAATGAACTtgtttgtttttctaaaattgatgcattttaatgttgtataattttgtgtgaaacaatataaattatagatataaatttagaaccgatatctccccgatatttgaaaccgagatctccccgatacaatgttgtaccagtgtaccggtcctcagccgagacaaaccggtatccgatattgactacattggtccaGCCATCAGACATGATAGAACATCCAAACCTCTTCCAATGTTCCCTAAATGTATCAACAAATTTCTTCATTTCTACTAACCGGTCCTTGAAAAGATTCGTACGAATCTGATGGTAAGATGGTGGGGGCATAGCTaacaaaaaacaacataaaaagcAAAAGTAAACCAAATGAATATACGATAAGAAGAACAGATTAAAGCACGTATTATAGCTAAAATCAACTGAGCATATCACAACTGCTTACCTTTCCCATAGTCGCCTATTGCATATATCATTTCTTTGAAACTTGGGCAACGAACAGTGTTAAATGATACTGAATTCTCAGTCATCCAAGCTGAAATGCATTTCCATGCAGTCTTCATTAACTTCTCTTTCACAGCTGAGTCTCTTTCAAGAGTGGCCTGTTGAGTTTTTTTGTGGTCTGTCTTCATATATAAATCAATTGGACCTCTACTATTACTTTGGCTTATCCTCTTTCTCTTTGTCTGATTCTGAGAAACTAGTTGACTAGCACCCACACCAGCACtagcaccagcaccaccaccacgacTGCCCATATTGCCATCAATTtcaacttcttgttcttcaaCATCGGTATCAGCATCAGAGGCTTCATCTGAGTTGTTTGCACGCCGATACGCTAAATCAATGTTATCCTTATGAGCTTTTTTGGTCCTCTTTACAGAATTCACCAGACCAACTTTGTTCATAATATCAATGGACACATTTGGACATGAAGAAACATTCCCTTTAATATGTAAAAGATGCTCCTTAAGCCTAGTAATTCCACCACCACGAATTAATTTCTTACATAACAAACAAGTAATTATATTTTGATTTGCTAGGTCTTGGCGTTCACCCCATTCCCATGCTGGATCTTTAGTTTGAGTAGCCGAAGAAGAGGGCAATAAATCACAGGTAGTGTTTGCCGTATTTGAATTTGATGCATTAGAAGAATCCATAATCACAACCTACAACagaaataaaacaaattaaatcccAGGAACAGACTGATAATGTATGCAACTACATACTAATACTAtcatcaacaacacaacaaattAAACCTCAACATTTCCATCAACAACACAATAGATTAAACCTCAACATTTCCATCAACAACCAATCTTAAGGAAATCAGTAGCAATAAGTAAAACAGAAAATTCAAATCCAAATCCCTAAAAcagaaacaaacaaaacaaaagtgcAATAAGTATGTAAATAGACCTGAACCAAGCAAGAAAGACAATATAGAAAGAATATTATCACACAACTGTAGCTTCTTTGGGATTAATATATAAGCAGTGAAAATCAGtacacaaaaattaaaatcgtTGTAATCTGTAAAGACATGGAGCTATCTATTTTAATACCCAGTTGCTAGATGAACTGTTTTGATGTTTCTTCAGCGACTTTGCCTTTGCTGGATATGCATATAAGATGTATCTTCCCTTGGACCTAAATTGCAAAAATCTAGCATCAGTTTTGGGTACCAGACTACCAGTatttgttaatgatcaaaaccaaaTTACATTCCAATAGtcttcttaaaaaccctaaaatacacCAAAATATGAACAAAGATTGACATAATCCATTTGAAATAGTTGACATAGATTGACATAATcgattaatgatcaaaactaaccTCTTGTTAAGATAGAATCAACTGAATCTCGCCAttaaaatagagaagaagaacctGCAACGAAATTTGTAAAATCAACTCTCTACCCTTTGCGTATCGATGGGATTTAGGGATTAAATCTCTTCCCTTCTCTTATAATCCCGAAAATGCCCTCAGAAATTACGGCAAATGACAAATATCGCCGATAATACGATATTATCGGTGTACTGTATTTACCGTATCGGACGGTATTATCGGCACAAAAATCGTTTTGCGATATCGGGATTTCCGTATCGCTCAGTGTCCGATACCGGTAATATCGCCGATATTTCGGCCGGTATGGAcgaaattgactacattgctcatgaggctcgctggtaggttagcacgacaacctgttcaattcatGTAGTAgcgcgttgttggagcttagcttgttaggcttccaactagttgatgtaatactctttatccaataatagtAATTATtacattattaattaattttatatAATTAGTAATCAAATATTTTAATAAGAAGAGTAATTATTTTGTTGTGTAGATTGTAGTAATATTTCAGTTTAATGATGTGAGTAATATATATAACGTGTCCCCGCAACCCGTTTTTTTGAGATTTGACGTGTCCCCGTAATCATGTCGTAATTGTGTTCCGTGTCCGTGCAACATAGCCCACCATGAAGATTATTCGACCAGACATACCACACTCAATGTTCTGAAACCCGGACCGGAACGGCCGGTTGGACCGGTGAACTGGTGACCCAGTCATTTTTCTGGGCTGGTTCATCACTGACCCAATAATTTATTGAAAACCCGTTCTCTTTTATAAAAACCGGGTGACCCGTCCGATCTGATCGGTGAACCAGGTGACCCAGACGAGTTTTGCACGGGTTGAAAAGTTCCTCTGTTAAGAATTCTACATCGGGAAAATCAGAGAGACATCAACcaaacaatcaaaataaacacgcATGAAAGAATTAACATACATATAGCAGATTCAAGCGTCAAAACATCTTAGATTTCCAACTCAGTAACCAAAATCGACAAAATACCAAAATTTTTTATAGTCTATTAAATccctaaaaaatcagaaaaaccccAAATGAAATTAAAACATCCGATACCCAAACATCAGTATTACATCTTCAATCAACTACTTCAATCAAAtctaaagtcatctttaacaatcAAATAGAGTGCTAAGTTTCTTTATCACAAAATAACCCATGCTTCTTTCATCTGTTTTTACTTCAACAAAACCTTCGTTGGGAGCTTCTTGTTTTCTTTGGTGGGAGTGATAAGAGCACAGAGAGTTGCTGATAGCTAGAGAGAGGTTTGTGCGGTGGGGTAGCAGGGGAAGAGACGATGCCTTTAACCTAACGTTAGGCCTTTAGTGGTGGAAAATGTAAATAATGGACATAAGAAGGGCATGTTCTCGGAGTAAGCAAGGTAAAAAATCTTTGGCCATCAGATTAATCTTTCTCACGTCCCCATTCCCAGTAGTGTTAGTGTTTTTCTTAAAACAAACTATGCATATTTAACCCAGTGACCCGGGTTGATTCACAGGTTGAACCAGTTGACCCTTGACCCAGTGACTTTGCCGATTCGATGGTCCGACCGGTTTTCAGAACATTGACTACACTTCCACTCCATCGAATAAGTTATTTCGACCCCCACTCGTCGAATAAACATAATAAAGTGCAGCCAATAATTAGTGTTCCTTTAAAAACTTGATTTGTATCATAACTTTCTCAAAAAATTGGATTCGGCTATCTGGCTAGAGACCAAGCTCGCCCATGTTTGGATGTGGCCTTAACCGTAACAGAAGTAATAAATTTAAGTTAACATTAAggctattttaaaaataaataaataaaatagtgtgAATGTCACGGCCTGGCTAATCTGACATGACCAACAAAATATTAGGGTATGTTTAAGgggccccggctaatttgacacaaCCAAAGGAATGTTAGGACATACTTATGGGGACAgaccaatttgacacaaccaaaGAAATACTAGGGATGCTCAAGGGGCCACGACCGGGGCTTAATTAAAAAT from Papaver somniferum cultivar HN1 unplaced genomic scaffold, ASM357369v1 unplaced-scaffold_19, whole genome shotgun sequence includes these protein-coding regions:
- the LOC113338676 gene encoding uncharacterized protein LOC113338676, whose amino-acid sequence is MRFAKETMGINVLKIVTSSTFWEDVDYSCRVLKPLVKVVRLVDIERKPTMPCFYEAMRIAREKLEENFSQDDSTWAVIKAIFDKRWKNNFNHALHCAAYYLNPSIFYKVPAHLMDNDLKYIEIKRGLHTAMQRLIPNEEDLEKATTELRDYSDANGILGTPVCKKRRYKDQPHDWWITYGGIDTPNLQKFAIRVLSLTCSASPCERNWSTFQNLHSKKRNRIKQQKLNDSVFIQYNKKLERRYKEISQYNDDPKAHDPIFLDEHDDNDEWLALENLDDLVVQGDNVILDDLQDIVGEKGMQVVGKSACISRRKSTYPTDSEYSGYDTDDLMLDSNYGLLGGDDGATEDYDIYDESNDFD
- the LOC113338438 gene encoding uncharacterized protein LOC113338438, whose product is MDSSNASNSNTANTTCDLLPSSSATQTKDPAWEWGERQDLANQNIITCLLCKKLIRGGGITRLKEHLLHIKGNVSSCPNVSIDIMNKVGLVNSVKRTKKAHKDNIDLAYRRANNSDEASDADTDVEEQEVEIDGNMGSRGGGAGASAGVGASQLVSQNQTKRKRISQSNSRGPIDLYMKTDHKKTQQATLERDSAVKEKLMKTAWKCISAWMTENSVSFNTVRCPSFKEMIYAIGDYGKAMPPPSYHQIRTNLFKDRLVEMKKFVDTFREHWKRFGCSIMSDGWTNKNKQVHSKHKSRRMKFKLEKWENSQL